From Ochotona princeps isolate mOchPri1 chromosome X, mOchPri1.hap1, whole genome shotgun sequence, one genomic window encodes:
- the RTL4 gene encoding retrotransposon Gag-like protein 4 codes for MDKYTESAPTLQVEPSFLQGENLNQQPQIQCLTKENLDFGDQVMPTLATPMMPVPCLLEHFAQFHGDPASLSRFLAQITTYLNALKKNNPADDDQVKLIFDYISQQIENCRITSGPNQNAMLKQYENFVFEFQQSFGKPKKQELNPLLNAQVVKGNACSQQATTTPHLLASNPSSNEADQSDLFQEGLPVPMLVEESVTDMDNLPDLITQCIQLEKERNHRPEILQSQTQQPVLASSIHHEALSCSLIPSTKEEPIQLRVGQLPLTPAKRARQQDTQLCLYCSQSGHFTRDCLAKRSRAPARTNNPPFQ; via the coding sequence ATGGATAAGTACACAGAATCAGCACCTACCTTGCAGGTAGAGCCTTCCTTTCTTCAGGGTGAGAATCTGAATCAGCAACCACAAATACAGTGTCTGACAAAGGAGAATCTTGACTTTGGAGACCAGGTCATGCCTACTTTGGCCACACCCATGATGCCTGTACCCTGCTTACTTGAGCACTTTGCCCAGTTTCATGGTGACCCTGCCAGTCTCTCAAGGTTTCTTGCTCAGATAACTACCTACTTGAATGCTCTTAAGAAGAATAATCCTGCAGATGATGACCAAGTCAAGCTCATTTTTGACTATATATCTCAGCAGATAGAGAACTGTAGGATCACATCTGGACCAAACCAAAATGCTATGCTGAAACAATATGAGAACTTTGTTTTTGAGTTCCAACAGTCATTTGGTAAACCTAAAAAACAAGAACTGAACCCTCTGCTGAATGCTCAAGTTGTCAAAGGGAATGCCTGTTCTCAGCAGGCCACCACTACACCACACCTCCTAGCCTCAAATCCAAGCTCTAATGAAGCTGACCAGAGTGATCTGTTCCAAGAGGGACTGCCTGTTCCCATGTTGGTTGAAGAAAGTGTCACTGATATGGACAACCTCCCAGATCTCATCACTCAGTGCATTCAGCTGGAAAAGGAACGTAATCACAGACCAGAGATCCTACAGTCACAGACTCAGCAACCTGTGTTGGCTTCTTCGATCCACCATGAAGCCCTCTCTTGCTCTTTAATTCCATCAACCAAGGAAGAGCCTATACAGCTGAGAGTAGGCCAGCTGCCTCTCACCCCAGCCAAACGTGCCCGCCAACAAGACACTCAGTTGTGTCTCTACTGCAGCCAGTCTGGTCATTTCACAAGAGATTGCCTTGCCAAACGTTCTCGAGCCCCAGCAAGGACAAATAACCCACCTTTCCAGTAA